The following are encoded in a window of Syntrophorhabdaceae bacterium genomic DNA:
- a CDS encoding amidohydrolase family protein → MMADFEKIIDSHCHWGPSRTLGTEVTTHELKRQQEASGVTHVVIMPFPSTAIESDRIHSKLLAETRKERVFIPYHYIREDYDREGFVPVPEDYYGGKWHWMRGQQDVASNYKILDDKNLSALMERIAASGKPVIFEEELSFTERFVDMGEGVTLIIPHLGMLGGDPSDFLASFGKRKNIYFDTALGSKDSILKFVKKVGPERVLFGSDVPFGAMKGELSKILSLPISHEDKELILSKNLIRLTGFES, encoded by the coding sequence ATGATGGCCGATTTCGAGAAGATTATCGACAGCCACTGTCACTGGGGCCCATCACGTACCCTCGGCACGGAAGTCACTACCCACGAGCTGAAAAGGCAGCAGGAGGCATCAGGGGTTACCCATGTCGTCATAATGCCCTTTCCTTCCACTGCGATAGAAAGCGATCGCATACACAGCAAGCTTCTTGCGGAGACCCGGAAGGAGAGGGTTTTTATCCCTTATCACTATATCAGGGAAGATTATGACAGGGAAGGGTTCGTCCCCGTACCGGAAGATTATTACGGGGGTAAATGGCACTGGATGAGGGGGCAACAGGATGTGGCATCGAATTACAAGATCCTGGACGATAAGAACCTGTCCGCTTTAATGGAGAGAATCGCTGCTTCCGGCAAGCCGGTTATTTTTGAGGAAGAGCTTTCCTTCACGGAGCGCTTCGTCGACATGGGCGAGGGCGTAACTCTCATTATCCCGCACCTGGGCATGCTCGGAGGAGATCCTTCCGATTTCCTTGCATCCTTCGGCAAAAGGAAGAATATCTATTTCGATACGGCCCTTGGGTCGAAAGATTCCATACTTAAATTCGTAAAGAAAGTGGGGCCCGAAAGGGTCCTCTTCGGCTCAGATGTGCCTTTCGGCGCGATGAAGGGAGAGCTTTCGAAAATCCTGAGTCTTCCGATTTCGCATGAGGATAAAGAGCTCATTCTTTCCAAGAACTTAATACGATTGACGGGTTTTGAATCCTGA